One Pseudobacteriovorax antillogorgiicola genomic region harbors:
- a CDS encoding 7TM diverse intracellular signaling domain-containing protein, whose amino-acid sequence MLALNTKKCFAVVLSLSFFLAESAWSLPTQLILENDAYIEYFDYAIVSHDSLTPKQVIENPQLIRRVSSTRFTPISLEKGYYDFWLYSEIQIQAPGRYYLSARAPIPGEFWFIQDNKVLPSTEIRDRYLTYGVDLQAGPVKVILRAFSNNSPITGNLPLVIMTEAEASSKLGTEMMIVGMTLGLFVIMVLYNLGMFLLFRKAFFLWYCLYCLCIIYVMCFSSGLIELEETTIYIYHTIIVLTGFSVVHLVQGLIIDQCHPWLGSLLKSIAWLQLGFLVLQISGLTTSHNFVIGTTLFCIFVSIIACINALVRGSHPATYLVIGWSCAFTAVLVYFITLNLDGYEANGWLVPISFCLEVSFFSFAMGQHVRDVEQSAHKKTAHAFSQLKKVFYPHQISAIKEGRELEQTMPTHAGHGCVICFDIVGSTQISHPDKNDVFRDLFISCHEIMARNYNGFEQNAHRIKEMGDGFICSIGYPFKVQGGSIQDKSVELALGFYKAMLKVCRQKQFPNPIECGIGIAEGELRGYYPEAGPIEYDIFGRGIVLAARYESIRKALRNKLQIDGSLIIVQEAVYQALSYQNRKLFRAIMLEQYEISIRDDADAKMMYVCELKNIAKDNQDYERSA is encoded by the coding sequence TTGCTTGCTCTCAATACCAAAAAATGTTTTGCAGTAGTTCTAAGCTTAAGCTTTTTCCTTGCAGAATCTGCGTGGTCCCTACCAACTCAATTGATTCTAGAAAATGATGCCTACATAGAATATTTTGATTATGCAATCGTTTCTCATGACTCGCTTACCCCCAAGCAAGTGATTGAAAACCCTCAATTGATACGCCGGGTCTCATCTACAAGATTCACCCCAATCTCACTAGAAAAAGGTTACTATGACTTCTGGCTATATAGTGAGATTCAAATTCAAGCCCCTGGCCGCTACTACCTGTCGGCCCGAGCACCCATCCCAGGTGAATTTTGGTTTATTCAAGACAACAAAGTTCTGCCAAGCACAGAAATTCGTGACCGCTACCTGACTTATGGAGTGGATTTACAAGCAGGACCTGTGAAGGTCATCTTACGCGCTTTTTCCAACAACTCACCCATAACTGGCAACTTACCCCTTGTTATTATGACTGAAGCGGAAGCATCTTCAAAGCTTGGAACTGAGATGATGATCGTAGGCATGACCTTGGGCCTTTTCGTGATCATGGTCCTTTATAACCTCGGGATGTTTCTACTATTCAGAAAGGCATTTTTCCTTTGGTATTGCCTATACTGCCTTTGCATTATCTATGTGATGTGCTTTAGCAGTGGCCTGATCGAACTTGAAGAAACAACAATTTATATCTATCACACCATAATCGTGCTAACTGGTTTCAGTGTGGTCCATCTTGTTCAAGGACTCATTATCGACCAGTGTCACCCGTGGCTGGGATCTCTCTTAAAAAGTATCGCTTGGCTACAACTTGGCTTTTTAGTACTTCAAATTTCTGGCCTAACAACAAGTCACAATTTTGTCATTGGCACTACACTATTCTGCATCTTTGTTTCCATAATCGCCTGTATCAATGCCTTGGTGCGTGGTAGTCACCCAGCCACCTACCTTGTTATTGGCTGGTCGTGTGCATTCACAGCTGTCTTAGTCTACTTTATAACCCTAAACCTCGATGGCTACGAAGCTAATGGATGGTTGGTACCGATAAGTTTCTGCCTTGAAGTAAGCTTCTTTTCATTTGCCATGGGTCAGCATGTCCGCGATGTTGAGCAATCAGCGCATAAGAAAACAGCTCATGCCTTCTCTCAGCTCAAGAAAGTGTTCTACCCTCACCAGATTTCAGCGATCAAGGAAGGCAGGGAGCTTGAGCAGACCATGCCCACCCATGCTGGTCACGGCTGTGTAATATGCTTCGACATTGTCGGTAGTACTCAAATAAGCCACCCTGATAAAAATGATGTCTTTCGCGATCTCTTCATCAGCTGCCACGAAATCATGGCTCGTAACTACAACGGCTTCGAACAAAATGCTCATCGAATCAAGGAAATGGGTGACGGTTTCATATGTAGTATCGGCTACCCGTTTAAGGTTCAGGGAGGCTCCATACAGGATAAAAGTGTCGAGCTTGCCTTAGGCTTCTACAAGGCTATGCTTAAAGTCTGCCGCCAGAAGCAATTCCCAAACCCAATCGAATGTGGAATAGGTATAGCAGAAGGCGAGCTACGAGGATATTACCCTGAAGCAGGCCCCATTGAATATGATATCTTTGGCCGAGGCATCGTTCTTGCAGCTCGCTATGAATCGATCCGCAAAGCCCTTCGAAATAAACTTCAAATAGATGGTAGCTTGATCATCGTTCAAGAAGCCGTATATCAAGCTTTAAGCTATCAAAACCGAAAGCTGTTTCGGGCTATCATGCTGGAACAATATGAAATTAGCATCCGCGATGATGCGGATGCTAAGATGATGTATGTTTGTGAATTGAAGAACATTGCAAAAGATAACCAAGACTATGAGCGCTCAGCTTAG
- a CDS encoding response regulator — protein MGQFNIEKKSFILIFDKAGTLRDTLGASLGEMGYRNILHVKTSEEACRHLAEGNVSWVFSYLYSQDAITGLHIARLALSQSPENAPRVSLFLDDSESELIPMIMTLGVLSVHPSVFTKADLKDHLRALLQGIKHGRDDTLIAAESFRDHLLKSKKYSEIIKLCDLIIPFFPDNVDPYLWQAEAQFALNQQSTGAYTLSRVPNKSPADQQKRDQYALKFLGRPLAAGDSRPPIDSCVVVDSDRASQNQMKVVLGHLGAQNVRCLGSDSEAIEYLIHHQDTQLIITEWKQPTVHGIALVQRVREIGLHRTPIVVSSAQVQEHDQQALQEFDIFSVVKKPLDERQAMAVIIKTINEQRQPHQPTTMMRHLKQSVRMHDLSSASRMYEVICRHSKASASEKLEAQAEYAYLEGKLKLAFSLAIQALKDQGNTLHILSLLGRIAHDQKNYGEALKFLEKAHSMAPYNVERLCMIAKIKSLTGEQQSSEAHLRQALTIDSESVLVKEASLEIIKGSMNHDDIESLLGDASSSASLVSYWNAKAIKAVKAQKIDEAITTYKKALLALPKGMSPNRSTLRYNLALSYARRKKFKMARNYLETLVCEEESPVLEKALSLHQKILDFLSDGTPVMLNTQDFHQSHQDREVLAFEDFDDLYRMERPAGSLGLYKIYYFQGTLPGAYKNLLTPLPSESKIEVA, from the coding sequence GTGGGTCAGTTCAATATTGAAAAAAAATCTTTCATCTTGATCTTCGACAAGGCAGGTACCTTGCGAGACACCCTTGGCGCTAGTCTGGGAGAGATGGGCTATCGAAATATACTACACGTAAAAACTAGTGAAGAGGCTTGTCGTCATCTGGCAGAAGGTAACGTTTCCTGGGTTTTTTCCTATCTTTATAGTCAAGATGCCATTACTGGCTTGCATATCGCTCGATTAGCGCTTAGCCAATCACCTGAGAATGCGCCCCGCGTTTCACTCTTTCTCGATGATTCTGAATCAGAGCTTATCCCGATGATTATGACCTTAGGGGTCCTCTCCGTACACCCAAGCGTCTTTACCAAAGCTGATCTCAAAGATCACTTGAGAGCTCTTCTGCAAGGAATTAAACATGGTAGGGACGATACTCTCATCGCTGCGGAATCGTTTCGCGATCACCTGCTTAAGAGCAAGAAATACAGTGAGATTATTAAACTCTGCGATCTGATCATCCCGTTTTTTCCCGACAATGTTGACCCCTACCTGTGGCAGGCGGAAGCACAGTTTGCCCTCAATCAACAGTCTACCGGTGCTTACACACTAAGCCGGGTCCCAAACAAGAGCCCAGCCGATCAACAAAAAAGAGATCAATACGCACTCAAGTTCCTAGGTCGCCCCCTGGCCGCTGGAGATAGCCGCCCCCCCATTGATAGCTGCGTGGTGGTTGACAGTGATCGAGCGTCTCAGAATCAGATGAAGGTGGTCCTCGGTCACTTAGGAGCTCAGAATGTTCGTTGCCTTGGTTCCGATTCTGAAGCGATTGAATACCTCATTCACCATCAAGATACTCAACTAATCATCACTGAATGGAAACAGCCTACAGTCCATGGGATTGCTTTGGTGCAAAGAGTTCGAGAGATTGGATTACACCGCACTCCGATCGTTGTTTCCTCAGCTCAGGTGCAAGAGCACGACCAACAGGCTCTACAGGAATTTGATATTTTTTCTGTTGTGAAAAAGCCTCTCGATGAACGACAGGCCATGGCGGTCATCATTAAAACAATTAATGAACAACGGCAGCCTCACCAGCCAACTACGATGATGAGGCACTTGAAACAGTCGGTGCGGATGCATGATCTCAGCAGTGCTAGCCGTATGTATGAGGTGATCTGCCGCCATTCTAAAGCGTCTGCAAGCGAAAAACTCGAAGCCCAGGCGGAATATGCCTATTTAGAGGGTAAGCTGAAACTTGCATTTTCCCTGGCTATACAAGCTCTTAAAGACCAAGGCAATACCCTCCATATCCTTTCATTATTGGGCCGAATTGCACACGATCAAAAAAACTATGGTGAGGCTTTAAAGTTTCTTGAAAAAGCTCATAGCATGGCACCCTACAATGTGGAGAGACTCTGTATGATTGCAAAGATCAAGAGTTTAACCGGAGAGCAGCAAAGCTCTGAAGCTCATTTGCGGCAAGCCCTCACCATCGACTCCGAATCTGTACTAGTTAAGGAAGCAAGCCTTGAAATTATCAAGGGATCGATGAATCACGATGATATAGAGAGCCTCCTAGGTGATGCCAGCAGCTCTGCAAGCCTTGTATCATACTGGAATGCTAAGGCCATCAAAGCTGTAAAAGCCCAAAAAATTGACGAAGCTATTACAACCTACAAGAAGGCTTTGCTGGCCTTACCTAAGGGTATGTCGCCCAATCGATCAACTTTGCGCTATAATTTGGCGTTATCCTATGCGCGGCGAAAAAAATTTAAAATGGCCCGGAACTATCTAGAAACTTTGGTGTGTGAAGAGGAGTCTCCGGTTCTAGAGAAAGCTCTCTCCCTGCACCAGAAAATCCTCGATTTCCTAAGCGATGGCACTCCTGTCATGCTCAATACCCAAGACTTCCATCAATCACATCAGGATAGAGAGGTCCTGGCATTCGAGGATTTCGACGACCTGTACCGGATGGAGCGACCAGCAGGTTCTCTAGGGCTATACAAAATTTACTACTTCCAGGGCACTCTACCTGGGGCGTATAAAAATCTACTCACCCCCCTACCCAGTGAGAGCAAGATCGAAGTTGCCTAA
- a CDS encoding TIGR02147 family protein gives MNAPNIFKYNDPVAFIRDRVKYLKKSKRSYSIASACQPLRRCSPALISNILAGKRRITEDRFGDICQVLILNPQERDFFRALVFGEALQAEQPPREPSGGRRRVSNFILNDWINPYVKDSIRLKSVQENLKAIYDELSALATRSRIDRSISFLLKHGYLKVDQNGNLVESEPLHVLGDQNASRKIRHFHKQALDLAKKGIDRFSVDERLAQALVFPLNEESYKELQALIEDFSEQLKQFSEKHKNSNQRLYQFIIHLTPTGGSKHE, from the coding sequence ATGAACGCACCAAACATATTTAAATACAACGATCCCGTCGCGTTCATCCGAGACCGGGTGAAGTACCTCAAAAAATCAAAGAGATCGTACTCGATTGCAAGTGCCTGCCAACCTCTCAGGCGCTGCTCTCCTGCCTTGATCTCAAATATTCTTGCTGGCAAAAGACGTATCACGGAAGATCGCTTTGGAGATATCTGTCAGGTACTGATACTCAATCCACAGGAGCGGGATTTTTTTCGTGCGCTTGTTTTTGGTGAGGCGCTTCAGGCGGAACAGCCGCCACGGGAGCCGAGTGGTGGGCGTCGCCGCGTATCAAACTTCATCCTGAATGATTGGATCAACCCCTATGTGAAAGACTCTATCAGACTGAAAAGTGTCCAAGAGAACCTTAAAGCGATCTACGACGAGCTTTCGGCTCTAGCAACACGCTCTCGAATTGATCGGTCAATCAGTTTTCTATTGAAACATGGCTATCTGAAAGTCGATCAGAACGGCAATTTGGTTGAATCGGAGCCCCTTCACGTATTGGGTGATCAGAACGCCAGCCGAAAAATTCGACACTTTCACAAGCAGGCCTTGGATCTAGCTAAAAAGGGCATTGATCGGTTTTCAGTGGATGAGCGCTTAGCTCAGGCCTTAGTGTTCCCACTAAACGAAGAAAGTTATAAGGAGCTTCAAGCATTGATAGAGGACTTTAGCGAACAGCTGAAGCAATTCTCAGAAAAACATAAGAACAGTAATCAGAGACTATACCAGTTCATCATACATTTAACGCCCACAGGGGGATCAAAACATGAATAA
- a CDS encoding DUF72 domain-containing protein: protein MHFGRVESLRDIDWSIPQDQPRTKGFLGLDWQGQQELVIGAPIWGCPEWVPKIYPSGTRSRDYLYHYSRKYEAIEFNPSFYSLPSIDQIKHWRRQVPDQFRFCPKVPQDISARLGAYDAKLLHEYLHCLEAFGKNLGLPFMQLPESLALKEFAYLQKFLQIFPKDVSLAIEFRHPSWFYGGMLRDDVINYLYRYGKSAVITDTPGRRDAVHVSLTYPQVMIRFLGYFHSGTDEPRLRAWIKRIFSWLEKGLDRAYLFIHQPNHSLIPDALDYLQWKIFEQQHMKKNKQNVL from the coding sequence ATGCATTTTGGCCGTGTTGAAAGCTTGCGTGATATTGACTGGAGCATCCCGCAGGATCAGCCCCGAACCAAGGGCTTCCTAGGGTTGGATTGGCAAGGTCAACAAGAACTTGTTATCGGCGCTCCAATCTGGGGTTGCCCGGAATGGGTTCCAAAAATCTACCCTAGTGGCACGCGGAGCCGAGACTACCTTTACCACTATAGCCGGAAATATGAGGCCATTGAGTTCAACCCGAGTTTTTACAGCCTTCCATCTATCGATCAGATTAAACACTGGCGTCGTCAAGTACCAGATCAGTTTAGATTCTGCCCGAAGGTGCCCCAGGATATCAGCGCTCGACTTGGAGCTTACGATGCAAAGCTTTTGCATGAGTACTTGCATTGCCTAGAGGCATTCGGGAAAAATTTGGGCCTCCCATTTATGCAGCTTCCTGAAAGCTTGGCACTGAAGGAGTTTGCCTATTTGCAAAAATTCCTCCAGATTTTCCCGAAAGACGTTTCACTCGCGATTGAGTTTAGACACCCTAGCTGGTTTTATGGGGGCATGCTTCGCGATGACGTAATCAATTACCTTTATCGCTATGGTAAGTCGGCAGTGATTACCGACACACCAGGTCGTCGCGACGCGGTTCATGTTAGCTTGACTTATCCACAGGTCATGATCCGCTTTCTGGGTTACTTTCATTCAGGCACGGATGAGCCTCGATTGAGGGCTTGGATAAAGAGGATTTTCAGTTGGCTGGAGAAGGGTTTAGATCGAGCTTATCTGTTTATCCATCAGCCAAACCACAGCCTGATCCCCGATGCTTTAGACTATCTGCAATGGAAAATCTTCGAGCAGCAGCATATGAAGAAAAATAAGCAGAATGTTTTGTAA
- a CDS encoding nucleoside triphosphate pyrophosphohydrolase family protein: protein MESTGYEKSLIRFYTLSEADDQARSQNYLVNRELIHACMGLCGETGEIMDLVKKSVNYDKPLDQDKLLEECGDVIHYLARILDLNELTLQDAMNHNLEKLNKRFPEGYNHQAAIQRRDQETSR, encoded by the coding sequence ATGGAATCCACTGGATATGAAAAGTCCTTGATCCGCTTCTACACCTTGAGCGAAGCTGACGACCAAGCCAGAAGTCAAAACTACCTAGTAAACCGTGAACTGATTCATGCCTGCATGGGGTTGTGTGGGGAAACCGGTGAGATTATGGATTTGGTCAAAAAAAGTGTTAACTACGATAAGCCTTTGGATCAGGATAAGCTTTTAGAAGAATGTGGAGATGTCATCCACTACCTGGCCCGAATACTTGATTTGAATGAGCTTACTCTACAGGACGCGATGAACCATAATCTAGAGAAACTCAATAAACGTTTCCCCGAGGGATACAATCACCAAGCCGCGATTCAGCGAAGAGATCAAGAAACTTCAAGGTAG
- a CDS encoding beta-propeller domain-containing protein codes for MKSTVSILIFLGLLSSCNIKDPFNSSIDRGDREPYSSGGGYSTFTLVTEFQSRIETYDSCESLQQDLEQRLDNVNRYYDEFVPWWETGETSSSGSQASQSSQVEEDVSEVSTNEDSITNVQEQGIDEADFVKRNAFHIYVLRQNKIEVIDRNSLAVIGQISVAGDDSNTDYYWRAMNAITNRSMFAHDQRLTVISQSQEDVIVEVFETTAGEVPTRILERRTQGSLIDSRYKNGFLFLATQDNVAVTIEYDPERSWWQHWELVSEQFADGTFRGVPCEQVLKSPANDWPGAITRLASIGVNQTVGAIPVQEVMATGALANDIYMGPSSIILHGYNSMTPYLYWARSRLMQTPITEISYDSNTGALSPKGRAILNGYIPKGQWSFKELSDGTISVATGTWGPLEVPEGSEINVSQNLEVGQNHLWLLKAEDGVHKILGSVINFGKPREDIRAVRYIDDKAYIVTFEKTDPLYTINLADRLAPRVEDALEIPGFSMYMHPIGEQYLVGVGFEAIDQGSFSLFQGIKVSLFDISTGKSVPTDRKVFGDRGSFSDVTGNHHAFFFNAEDQSFAVPMTTLGYADTNNSPREYGQELTFSGAIVFGIEAGLLVEKARISHDDLITSKCAANSRGRWWTQGGDSLDINRMFVHDNKVISVSRFGLKVHDPVSYDVSQVTFFTANDELCGGY; via the coding sequence TTGAAATCGACAGTTTCTATATTGATCTTTTTAGGGCTACTAAGTTCGTGCAACATCAAAGATCCATTTAATAGTTCCATAGATAGGGGTGATCGCGAACCATATTCCAGTGGGGGTGGCTACTCCACGTTTACACTGGTCACTGAGTTTCAATCTCGTATCGAAACCTACGATTCCTGTGAATCGTTACAGCAAGATCTCGAGCAACGGCTCGACAATGTAAATCGTTACTATGATGAGTTTGTCCCTTGGTGGGAGACAGGTGAGACGAGTAGCTCTGGCAGCCAGGCAAGCCAATCATCGCAGGTGGAGGAAGACGTCTCAGAAGTGAGTACCAACGAAGATTCTATCACCAATGTTCAAGAGCAAGGTATTGATGAGGCAGACTTTGTTAAGCGAAATGCCTTTCATATCTATGTTCTCCGGCAGAATAAAATTGAAGTCATAGATCGGAATAGCCTCGCAGTCATTGGGCAAATCAGTGTGGCTGGTGACGATTCTAATACCGATTACTATTGGAGAGCGATGAATGCAATCACCAATCGATCGATGTTTGCTCACGACCAACGACTCACCGTCATTAGTCAAAGCCAAGAAGATGTAATTGTCGAAGTCTTTGAAACGACGGCAGGGGAAGTTCCTACTAGGATTCTGGAACGTCGAACACAGGGCAGTTTGATCGACAGTCGTTATAAGAATGGGTTTTTGTTTTTAGCAACACAAGATAATGTTGCAGTGACTATTGAGTATGATCCGGAAAGGAGCTGGTGGCAGCATTGGGAACTGGTTTCAGAGCAGTTTGCTGATGGGACATTTCGCGGAGTTCCCTGTGAGCAGGTATTGAAGTCTCCAGCAAATGATTGGCCGGGGGCAATAACTCGGCTTGCTAGTATTGGAGTCAATCAGACTGTCGGCGCTATCCCTGTGCAAGAAGTGATGGCGACAGGGGCACTGGCCAATGATATATACATGGGTCCAAGCAGTATCATTCTCCATGGCTACAATTCTATGACACCATACTTGTATTGGGCTCGTTCGCGATTGATGCAAACGCCAATTACTGAAATATCATATGATTCAAATACGGGGGCGCTTAGTCCCAAGGGCAGAGCGATTCTAAATGGCTATATCCCTAAAGGACAGTGGTCTTTCAAGGAGCTTAGTGATGGCACTATCAGCGTCGCAACGGGAACTTGGGGACCTCTTGAAGTTCCTGAAGGGTCAGAGATTAATGTAAGCCAAAACCTAGAAGTGGGGCAAAACCATCTATGGCTTTTAAAGGCAGAAGACGGAGTGCATAAGATTCTAGGCTCAGTCATTAACTTTGGAAAGCCTCGGGAAGACATTCGAGCCGTTCGCTATATCGATGATAAAGCCTATATTGTGACTTTTGAAAAAACAGATCCGTTGTATACCATCAACCTAGCTGATCGATTGGCGCCGCGAGTGGAAGATGCTCTGGAGATTCCAGGATTTTCTATGTACATGCATCCTATAGGAGAACAGTATCTCGTGGGCGTCGGATTCGAAGCGATCGATCAAGGAAGCTTCTCGCTCTTTCAGGGGATTAAGGTATCGCTGTTCGATATATCCACAGGCAAAAGCGTGCCCACTGATCGCAAGGTGTTTGGTGATCGTGGGAGTTTCTCTGATGTGACCGGGAATCACCATGCTTTTTTCTTCAATGCTGAAGACCAAAGCTTTGCCGTGCCAATGACAACTCTTGGCTACGCGGACACCAACAATAGTCCCAGAGAGTATGGCCAGGAGCTGACCTTTAGTGGGGCGATCGTTTTTGGAATCGAAGCTGGCCTATTGGTAGAAAAGGCCCGCATCTCCCACGATGACTTGATCACTTCGAAATGTGCAGCCAACAGTCGGGGGAGGTGGTGGACGCAAGGAGGTGATAGCCTCGATATCAACAGAATGTTTGTACATGACAACAAAGTTATCAGCGTATCTCGCTTTGGACTCAAGGTTCATGATCCCGTGAGCTACGACGTGTCTCAGGTTACGTTTTTCACTGCCAATGATGAGCTATGCGGTGGCTACTAA
- a CDS encoding TIGR02147 family protein, whose product MNKIYGYTDYRKYLEDYYDFKKSQGKGFSFRQFSRKCGFSSPNFIKLVIEGQRNLSPDSVEKVVKGLDITGSELEYFRILVKLNQENKNEIKAIYFDQLKKITPYEKRRQLDTESVEYLSHWIYPVLREMAAQADFRDDPYWISRRLTGRATVKDIRKALQFLIHHGFIIKNEDGYTTPDKIVLSSDEIRNLAVRQYHRTILRQAQEALDDLEVSDREFGALIITLPESSLGELKDKLKQFRKDIHEWAMAQNDSPAQDEQVIQYNFQMFPQSRKAAKS is encoded by the coding sequence ATGAATAAGATCTATGGTTACACAGACTATAGAAAATACCTCGAAGATTACTACGACTTTAAGAAGTCGCAGGGAAAAGGCTTTAGCTTCCGACAGTTTTCGCGGAAGTGCGGCTTTTCGTCACCTAACTTTATCAAGCTTGTCATCGAAGGTCAGCGCAACCTAAGCCCCGATTCAGTGGAAAAAGTCGTGAAAGGCTTGGATATTACTGGATCAGAGCTTGAGTACTTTCGAATCCTCGTAAAACTTAACCAAGAGAATAAGAATGAGATCAAAGCGATCTACTTTGACCAACTGAAGAAGATCACACCTTATGAGAAACGTCGGCAGCTAGATACTGAGTCGGTAGAGTACCTATCTCATTGGATATACCCTGTTCTGAGGGAAATGGCAGCTCAGGCTGATTTTCGCGATGACCCCTACTGGATCTCACGGCGTTTGACAGGCCGTGCAACAGTTAAAGATATCCGAAAGGCCTTACAGTTTCTTATTCATCATGGCTTTATCATCAAGAACGAGGACGGGTATACAACACCAGACAAGATCGTTTTATCTAGCGATGAAATCCGTAATCTAGCTGTTAGGCAGTATCACCGCACGATCCTCCGGCAGGCCCAAGAGGCATTGGATGACCTTGAAGTATCAGACCGAGAATTTGGTGCACTCATCATTACGTTACCTGAGTCATCCTTAGGGGAGCTCAAAGATAAGTTAAAGCAATTCCGCAAGGACATCCATGAGTGGGCGATGGCACAGAATGATAGTCCGGCCCAAGACGAACAAGTCATACAATATAACTTCCAGATGTTTCCTCAAAGTAGAAAGGCAGCCAAGTCGTGA
- a CDS encoding nuclear transport factor 2 family protein, whose amino-acid sequence MDTETIGKKLVEYCNSGREMDGLSELYHPDAVSVEARAGEGREAHGLDQIKAKHEWWKDNMEVHSQEAKGPFPLDDRFAVVFTADITEKASQQRMKMEEVGLYTVREGKIVKEEFMYTM is encoded by the coding sequence ATGGATACCGAAACCATTGGTAAGAAACTCGTTGAGTATTGTAATAGCGGTCGGGAAATGGATGGTCTGAGCGAGCTATACCATCCAGATGCTGTTAGCGTCGAGGCTCGTGCAGGAGAGGGGCGTGAAGCCCATGGCTTAGATCAGATCAAGGCCAAACACGAATGGTGGAAAGATAATATGGAAGTCCACAGCCAAGAAGCCAAGGGGCCATTTCCATTGGACGATCGTTTCGCCGTGGTTTTTACCGCGGATATCACAGAAAAAGCTAGCCAGCAGCGCATGAAAATGGAAGAAGTCGGTCTCTATACAGTTCGTGAAGGAAAAATCGTTAAAGAAGAGTTTATGTATACCATGTAA
- a CDS encoding patatin-like phospholipase family protein, which translates to MKTLDTNLSISFAGCAWLFPFHLGVLAELKNADLCPNTRFLGASSGALAAAMACLNLCPEEAMEIVIRFAKESTKRRFGACHSMTQFVRSGLEEMLPLDAWQQIEHRLFISATELPSLKNQMISSHDIDSNQDLIQAILSSCYIPIYYEVPAFFQGRLYIDGGISDNQPTIDRETILVRPTRGSDVDIYPRFKVPRQAYLVPDIPMMKRLYKEGQQMWKFYWRSRQPQEETQWKRAS; encoded by the coding sequence GTGAAAACCTTAGACACGAATCTTTCCATCTCATTCGCGGGGTGCGCTTGGTTATTCCCCTTTCACCTGGGAGTGCTAGCAGAGCTTAAGAACGCTGACCTATGTCCCAATACTAGATTTCTAGGAGCCTCGTCAGGAGCCTTGGCAGCAGCGATGGCCTGTCTTAACCTCTGCCCGGAAGAAGCTATGGAAATAGTCATACGCTTTGCCAAGGAATCTACCAAGCGGCGCTTTGGGGCTTGTCATTCCATGACCCAGTTTGTTCGTTCTGGGCTAGAAGAGATGCTACCATTGGATGCCTGGCAACAGATTGAGCATCGACTTTTTATCTCAGCAACTGAATTACCAAGCTTGAAAAACCAGATGATCAGCAGCCATGACATCGATTCAAATCAGGACTTGATTCAAGCAATTTTGAGTTCTTGCTACATTCCTATCTACTACGAAGTTCCAGCATTTTTTCAGGGTCGGCTCTATATTGATGGCGGTATTAGTGACAATCAGCCGACGATCGATCGTGAAACTATACTGGTTCGCCCCACGAGAGGCTCTGACGTGGACATCTATCCACGTTTTAAAGTCCCTCGACAGGCCTATCTGGTGCCGGATATTCCCATGATGAAGCGCTTGTATAAAGAGGGGCAGCAGATGTGGAAGTTCTACTGGCGGTCGCGTCAACCCCAAGAAGAAACACAGTGGAAGCGAGCTAGCTGA
- a CDS encoding response regulator, which yields MDGPSVLIIDDDEDIRTIFTQILKSEGYDVYDAIDGLDTVQTLDVIKPDILLLDLKMPRMDGFEALTHIRSAGFQEPIIIITGLNGVDVEDKALELGANAFLRKPVRPDDLKMEVKACLSPSKTISIA from the coding sequence ATGGACGGACCATCAGTCCTAATTATCGATGATGATGAAGATATTCGAACGATTTTTACTCAAATTCTGAAGTCCGAAGGTTACGATGTCTACGACGCCATCGACGGATTAGATACCGTCCAAACCCTTGATGTCATTAAACCCGATATATTGCTCTTAGATTTAAAAATGCCTCGAATGGACGGCTTCGAGGCTCTCACCCACATCCGAAGTGCGGGTTTCCAGGAGCCCATCATCATTATCACAGGGTTAAATGGCGTAGATGTCGAGGATAAGGCCTTGGAGCTTGGCGCCAACGCTTTCTTGCGGAAGCCGGTTCGTCCCGATGATTTGAAAATGGAAGTCAAAGCTTGCTTGTCCCCTAGCAAGACCATCAGCATTGCCTAA